In Dermacentor silvarum isolate Dsil-2018 chromosome 2, BIME_Dsil_1.4, whole genome shotgun sequence, the following proteins share a genomic window:
- the LOC119440761 gene encoding uncharacterized protein LOC119440761, with the protein MSHKSPPLPPDPREDGYDYRLDVSIGDKKDDRFWGEEIVKPSRKLSFERDIRVQEFEKERSSSEVRKLVRSPDTKARAAEPSLDSSGSVSQKSRRSRHRKRHKRKSRRKRKKKKKKRRSRDDDSTTATTGETTQSRKDQSSGASLSQLLPSAVANFFTVDPAASPPMDERAMDAAAIGEPAGVMQPTDVTTAETLPPKRKRKKHRRSSREGDAATFWPPASGGEAMATGSPDSSTQQWTPDTADRQGDHRQQRYPVQAAYDQQARDTAAYTAALQQYQHAQNLQRWEVEHLNRLYQQTQQVHSQLDVARQQAQGAHGTPAQFNAADLEKRREARERCHELEKAYEMEQAAQIRKIQESADDQKTQEARERCHQMERAYEIEQAAQLRKMKEIDNQKARDARERCHEMERAYEMEQAAQLKKMREAVDEQKAREARERCHEMERAYEMEQAAQLKKMKEAADEQKAREARERCHEMERAYEMEQAAQLKKLREAPDEQKAREARERCHEMERAYEMEQAAQLKKMREATDEQKAREARERCHEMERAYEMEQAVQLRKIREEQKEERRRRREARARCHEMEKAYELEQAAQLKMLREQRQEADNFRREEDLERERYQRAQQMEKAYEQEQHGTLEMLRKKHQDEAIQQQYQKEQEAERQRYQRAQQMEKAYEREQKAHLWGTMQQKQPAQPLSQKEEEEERQRYQRAQQMEKAYEREQKAHLWGTMQQKQPAQPLSQKEEEEERQRYQRAQQMEKAYEKEQKAHLWGMTQQKQPAQPQEVELHTHQRAEQLDKGEEQKAQVGPVAREDQPVQQPYQQEQAEHLRCQTAVQLQKEERARSDPISRDSLSHQTDQQRQDYQKGLETMQEHVARKEVVQQLQQFEKMCEAMHEQSAKMPELDLKSQQKAEVFAVERKPTLTLFTPPGFGPVGSHLKIKTKIKIDTAPLSPENVESVEETVILDDYLNGNEAGAFGQESFEGHQRGLTTAPPVVTIVEKPTIHEVEATEEAVVSNVTLIINPAPSNITQVIEQPIIEQPKSEVLNLLATALGIGADNFHQDEITGQEASSTNTLLFGEVDTLYEDTSTMPAPSKYTEAPGPQTVVEIVQDCFQVMDDVIKTEVCSTQATYTDVQGAETVVRMVNDCFQVMDNVVQSEPCTPPKINTMRKRSASPRLSTAETNSRSSAKSARHRLVSENKRSRGARRPSRSRKPTSAGSVPSGKSRMSNFDSSEPWTKRGSQLSEDSDSRRLPSFPGLNARVEVAVNRPDFIGLVNRPDVVRLRSTCLLLESVTGLVQDTVNKDFASAKANILSAGDPLRTTVAAYVVEDDDAKKKKRRKKKKKRSKKKKRKKKKKSKKKKKKKRSKKKKKKKKKKKTKKKSKKKKKSKKKKSKKKKTKKKKKSDESSTSPSSTSSPSSSIEKVGDGKTPSPTTSKATTGTAKPMARVSVTASSRSSKSTQTDDLLRGSRQRIQREAYLPPAGEGRRRRRRRSRTYSDTSDSSVVSQKYRIVTHVVLGDGSSAARLSGSGSERVYQLPKPRSKSKSRSKSRQRMAAQQHLASPSPLETRGRVQRTSSQCSNCDGTTTPPMVVQRPIIIEAPTIPSPPPPKRDERLGDDDRHDRRQRRRRHHRSSGSRSSRSRRSSSDSTSTEPRRRRRHRRRRHRRSHEGRPRRYYVDDPEIPGRPGRPMYASPPPYYYGEPMGGPAPYMRRRARSFERVPPRFPRYVAGYGPPVMPDMPPVPFESSAEAVPPMSMMITNNMMQPSPMATPQSPLASRPLPLPALPPPPLPAPPLMPQTMPSPVILSAPMQQPSFTFPQIAPPSEPPLPTKQRSLTVEIQTPPASPPVPTSYTASAPLLTYQNNRYGSNSSSSDSWKQGYTVSQQPTSFSSTISTSSFSGAAPQAYGGKVAENPWMAPYNYMRRNFDQGNLVLSIIFILGIAACVIALIGQYGRYRESRDTIEEEEEGAVMHGPWLFNLSGVASTLLMRGYKFCHAPDCKREADRLASVLASGPCDSFYDYVCSRRWASKRRPVDAMTADDVAVQDIQDSVWRNIKSDSKQPLAAVMWRSCLDVGSLGAAPFLEFFNASGLAGWPFHEAPLDVDTLHVAGRLVRLLRLATLLSLRVERGSGPKVTIVLGHAAPPLDLRDFRNNASITTFVKRVERTMRFLTSDVNDTTTRAVEVVNFCLRLVNLNAATNSSASKLGTNFSSFLDAAVGDLIDLTRKDIHINVESPKYGNELSQLLSAVSPRAALNYLGFYTVDHLWSFSPGGAREEVTSGHRERRCLQMTERAVPSQILEIGFQVYKNRLNWTDLHRRTNETKKHIKDGVRSLSWMDHSMKVKVIERIDATSVELFFPGHMLKTSPMAAPPPQRSAFELYQRAVEDSFAASVLSGTAAGESLFSHRSELGSDGVLRVPLAAVATASTGPSPSPYVALLRSTRLNVRLAKALLQVALADDIWTAAARGRYRVVQSCFLSRFPALRDPLEEGRLVPKPAAVARDDVLEHVAVALAHVEFRRGVQLLRHNMTDYRLADAQAWSSEQLFFVSYAESECQAYDDEWAFRRFLARNESPARQRVDMALAHDPTFHRAFHCHRGFAMRPRHSCSFW; encoded by the exons ATGAGCCACAAGAgcccgccgctgccgccggacCCCCGCGAGGACGGGTACGACTACCGGCTCGACGTCTCCATCG GAGATAAGAAGGACGACCGCTTCTGGGGTGAGGAGATCGTCAAACCAAGCCGGAAACTATCTTTCGAGCGCGACATCCGGGTGCAGGAGTTCGAGAAGGAGCGCAGCTCGAGCGAGGTGCGCAAGCTGGTGCGCTCGCCCGATACGAAGGCGCGCGCCGCCGAACCATCACTCGACAGCAGTGGTTCGGTATCGCAAAAGAGTCGGAGAAGCCGCCACAGAAAGAGGCACAAGCGAAAGTCCAGAAggaagaggaaaaagaagaagaagaagaggcgcaGCAGGGATGACGACAGCACAACGGCGACAACCGGGGAGACGACACAGTCCAGAAAGGATCAGTCCTCGGGTGCTTCGCTGTCACAGTTACTGCCTTCAGCCGTAGCCAACTTCTTCACAGTGGATCCGGCAGCGAGCCCGCCTATGGACGAGAGAGCCATGGATGCAGCTGCCATCGGCGAACCTGCGGGTGTCATGCAGCCGACAGATGTTACCACCGCAGAGACGTTGCCGCCAAAGAGGAAGCGGAAAAAACACCGCCGGTCCTCGCGCGAAGGGGACGCGGCCACTTTCTGGCCGCCGGCCAGCGGCGGTGAAGCGATGGCGACGGGTTCCCCCGACTCGTCTACCCAGCAGTGGACACCTGACACAGCAGACCGGCAAGGAGACCACAGACAGCAGCGGTACCCTGTACAAGCAGCGTACGACCAACAAGCACGTGACACTGCTGCCTACACAGCCGCTCTGCAGCAGTACCAGCACGCGCAGAACCTGCAACGGTGGGAAGTCGAACATTTGAATCGCCTTTACCAACAAACGCAGCAAGTGCACAGTCAGCTGGATGTGGCTAGACAGCAAGCTCAAGGTGCTCACGGCACACCTGCACAATTCAACGCTGCTGACTTGGAGAAAAGACGGGAGGCTCGCGAGAGGTGTCACGAACTGGAAAAAGCGTACGAAATGGAGCAAGCTGCGCAGATAAGAAAGATTCAAGAATCTGCTGATGATCAGAAAACACAAGAGGCTCGCGAGAGGTGTCACCAAATGGAGAGAGCGTACGAAATAGAGCAAGCTGCGCAGCTAAGAAAGATGAAAGAAATTGATAACCAGAAAGCACGAGATGCTCGCGAGAGATGTCACGAGATGGAGCGAGCTTACGAAATGGAGCAAGCTGCGCAGCTAAAAAAGATGAGAGAAGCCGTTGATGAGCAGAAAGCGCGAGAGGCTCGCGAGAGGTGTCACGAGATGGAGAGAGCGTACGAAATGGAGCAAGCTGCGCAGCTAAAAAAGATGAAAGAAGCCGCTGATGAGCAGAAAGCGCGAGAGGCTCGCGAGAGGTGTCACGAGATGGAGAGAGCGTACGAAATGGAGCAAGCTGCGCAGCTAAAAAAGTTGAGAGAAGCCCCTGATGAGCAGAAAGCGCGAGAGGCTCGCGAGAGGTGTCATGAGATGGAGAGAGCGTACGAAATGGAGCAAGCTGCGCAGCTAAAAAAGATGAGAGAAGCCACTGATGAGCAGAAAGCGCGAGAGGCTCGCGAGAGGTGTCACGAGATGGAGAGAGCGTACGAAATGGAGCAGGCTGTGCAGCTAAGAAAAATTCGGGAAGAacagaaagaagagcggcgaagAAGACGAGAGGCCCGCGCAAGATGTCACGAAATGGAGAAAGCATACGAACTGGAACAAGCAGCACAGTTGAAGATGCTACGAGAACAAAGGCAAGAAGCAGATAATTTCCGGCGAGAGGAAGATTTGGAACGCGAAAGGTACCAAAGAGCCCAGCaaatggagaaggcatacgaacAAGAGCAACATGGAACGCTAGAAATGTTGCGGAAGAAGCATCAAGACGAGGCAATTCAACAGCAATACCAAAAGGAACAAGAAGCTGAGCGCCAGAG GTACCAAAGAGCGCAGCagatggagaaggcgtacgaaaGGGAACAGAAAGCCCATTTGTGGGGAACGATGCAGCAGAAACAGCCGGCACAGCCACTTagtcaaaaagaagaagaagaggaacgtCAGAGGTACCAAAGAGCGCAGCAGATGGAGAAGGCGTATGAAAGGGAACAGAAAGCCCATTTGTGGGGAACGATGCAGCAGAAACAGCCGGCACAGCCACTTAGTCAaaaagaagaagaggaggaaCGCCAGAG GTACCAAAGAGCGCAGCAGATGGAGAAAGCATACGAAAAGGAACAGAAGGCCCATTTGTGGGGAATGACGCAGCAAAAACAGCCAGCACAACCACAAGAGGTGGAGCTCCACACGCACCAAAGAGCGGAACAGTTAGACAAGGGGGAAGAACAAAAGGCTCAGGTGGGTCCAGTGGCGCGGGAAGATCAGCCAGTACAACAGCCGTACCAACAAGAACAAGCAGAACACTTACGATGCCAGACCGCTGTACAGCTTCAGAAAGAAGAGAGGGCTAGATCTGATCCAATTTCGCGGGACTCACTCAGTCACCAGACAGACCAACAAAGGCAGGACTATCAGAAAGGCTTGGAAACAATGCAGGAACACGTGGCAAGAAAGGAGGTGGTACAACAATTGCAACAATTTGAGAAAATGTGTGAAGCAATGCATGAGCAGTCAGCGAAGATGCCTGAACTAGATTTGAAAAGTCAACAGAAAGCAGAGGTGTTCGCCGTTGAGCGCAAACCAACCTTGACATTATTTACCCCTCCCGGATTCGGACCTGTCGGTTCGCACCTCAAGATAAAAACAAAGATAAAAATAGACACTGCGCCGCTGAGCCCGGAAAATGTGGAATCTGTTGAAGAAACAGTTATTCTTGACGACTACCTCAATGGAAACGAGGCTGGCGCATTCGGCCAAGAGAGCTTCGAAGGACATCAGAGGGGACTCACGACAGCTCCACCCGTCGTCACCATCGTCGAAAAACCCACCATTCATGAAGTTGAAGCTACAGAAGAAGCAGTGGTATCCAACGTCACGCTGATCATCAATCCAGCACCATCAAACATTACTCAAGTAATCGAGCAACCGATAATAGAACAGCCGAAAAGCGAAGTCTTGAATCTCCTTGCGACTGCGCTCGGTATCGGTGCTGACAACTTCCATCAGGACGAGATCACGGGACAGGAGGCGTCGTCGACGAACACGTTGTTATTTGGCGAAGTGGACACCCTGTATGAGGACACGTCCACTATGCCTGCGCCATCCAAGTACACCGAAGCACCAGGGCCTCAAACAGTAGTTGAAATAGTCCAGGACTGTTTCCAAGTCATGGATGACGTAATTAAAACCGAAGTATGCTCAACACAGGCTACATACACCGACGTACAAGGAGCTGAAACTGTAGTGAGAATGGTCAACGACTGCTTTCAAGTAATGGACAATGTAGTTCAAAGCGAGCCATGCACGCCCCCTAAGATAAATACAATGCGTAAGAGATCGGCCTCACCCAGGCTCTCTACAGCTGAGACAAACTCGAGATCTTCTGCAAAATCTGCCCGTCACAGATTGGTAAGCGAGAATAAAAGGTCTCGAGGCGCCAGGAGGCCCTCGAGATCTCGAAAGCCCACATCCGCCGGTTCTGTGCCTTCAGGGAAGTCTCGAATGTCAAATTTTGATTCCTCAGAACCATGGACCAAGAGGGGCTCGCAACTGTCCGAAGACTCTGACTCACGGCGCCTTCCTTCATTTCCAGGTCTCAACGCAAGAGTTGAAGTAGCTGTCAACAGGCCTGATTTTATCGGCTTAGTCAACAGGCCGGACGTCGTTCGCCTGCGTTCTACCTGTCTGTTACTAGAGTCAGTAACGGGACTTGTTCAAGACACCGTGAACAAAGATTTCGCCAGTGCGAAAGCTAACATTCTAAGCGCAGGCGACCCGCTCAGGACAACTGTTGCTGCGTATGTCGTGGAAGATGACgacgcaaagaaaaagaaaaggcgtaagaaaaaaaagaaacgctccaagaagaaaaaacgaaaaaagaaaaagaagtctaagaagaaaaagaagaagaaaaggtcaaaaaagaagaagaaaaagaaaaagaagaagaaaacgaaaaagaagtcgaagaagaagaagaagtcgaagaaaaagaagtccaaaaagaagaaaacgaaaaagaagaaaaagagtgACGAGAGCAGTACATCACCATCGTCGACATCTAGTCCGTCGTCCTCAATCGAAAAAGTCGGCGACGGAAAGACTCCGTCTCCTACAACCTCCAAAGCTACAACAGGCACTGCAAAACCCATGGCTAGAGTTAGTGTGACGGCGTCTTCAAGAAGTTCTAAATCGACACAGACAGACGACCTGTTGAGAGGTTCAAGACAACGCATACAGCGAGAGGCTTACCTTCCACCGGCAGGCGAAGGGCGGCGACGCCGTAGACGCCGAAGCAGGACATATTCCGACACATCAGACAGCAGCGTCGTCTCGCAGAAGTACCGCATTGTCACCCATGTGGTTCTCGGCGATGGCAGCTCGGCAGCCCGCCTGAGCGGCAGCGGTTCAGAGAGGGTCTACCAGCTACCGAAGCCACGGAGCAAGTCCAAGTCTCGTTCGAAGTCCAGGCAGCGGATGGCGGCCCAGCAGCATTTGGCATCTCCCTCACCGCTCGAAACACGTGGCAGGGTCCAGCGCACGTCTTCCCAGTGCTCCAACTGCGACGGCACCACCACTCCACCCATGGTGGTCCAACGGCCCATCATCATCGAGGCACCGACCATTCCATCGCCGCCGCCTCCTAAGCGAGACGAGAGGCTGGGCGACGACGATCGGCACGACCGACGACAGCGACGGAGACGCCATCACCGCTCCTCGGGCTCCCGGTCGTCGCGAAGCCGGCGAAGCTCGTCGGATAGCACGTCAACCGAGCCacgccgtcgccgccgccaccgccgccgacgtCACCGCCGATCGCACGAAGGGCGACCACGCCGCTACTACGTGGATGACCCCGAGATCCCAGGCAGGCCCGGTCGGCCCATGTACGCAAGCCCTCCGCCTTACTACTATGGCGAGCCCATGGGTGGACCGGCTCCCTACATGCGGCGCCGGGCGCGGTCCTTCGAGCGTGTCCCGCCACGTTTCCCACGCTACGTGGCAGGCTACGGGCCGCCGGTTATGCCCGACATGCCGCCCGTGCCATTCGAGTCGAGCGCTGAAGCTGTTCCGCCGATGTCCATGATGATCACTAACAACATGATGCAGCCATCGCCAATGGCGACACCACAATCACCGCTTGCTTCGCGACCACTTCCTCTGCCAGCACTACCTCCACCGCCGCTTCCGGCTCCACCGCTAATGCCTCAAACGATGCCCAGTCCGGTGATTTTATCGGCACCGATGCAGCAACCTTCGTTCACATTTCCTCAGATCGCCCCGCCATCAGAACCTCCGCTGCCGACCAAGCAGCGCTCACTCACTGTCGAAATCCAGACGCCGCCCGCTAGTCCTCCAGTGCCTACCTCGTATACGGCTTCAGCGCCCTTGCTCACCTACCAGAACAACCGGTACGGCAGCAACTCGAGCAGCAGCGACAGCTGGAAGCAGGGATACACTGTTAGCCAGCAGCCGACAAGCTTTTCTTCCACCATTTCGACGTCTTCGTTTAGCGGAGCGGCACCGCAGGCGTATGGCGGCAAGGTTGCTGAGAACCCCTGGATGGCACCGTACAATTACATGCGGCGCAACTTCGACCAAGGCAACCTGGTGCTCAGCATCATTTTCATTTTGGGCATAGCAGCCTGTGTAATAGCACTTATCGGACAGTATGGCCGCTATCGGGAAAGTCGCGACACCATAGAGGAAGAGGAAGAAGGTGCCGTTATGCACGGCCCGTGGCTCTTTAATTTATCAGGCGTCGCCTCGACGCTGCTCATGCGCGGATACAAGTTCTGCCACGCACCGGACTGCAAACGCGAAGCCGACAGGCTGGCTAGTGTGCTCGCCTCTGGTCCCTGTGATAGCTTCTACGACTACGTTTGCTCGCGCCGCTGGGCGTCTAAGCGCAGGCCGGTGGACGCTATGACCGCGGATGACGTCGCCGTGCAGGACATCCAGGACAGCGTATGGAGAAACATCAAGAGTGACAGCAAGCAGCCGCTCGCAGCGGTCATGTGGAGGAGCTGCCTGGACGTCGGTAGTTTGGGCGCCGCTCCTTTCCTTGAGTTCTTCAATGCATCCGGGCTAGCGGGCTGGCCGTTCCACGAGGCGCCGTTGGACGTGGACACGTTGCACGTTGCTGGTCGTTTGGTCCGCCTGCTCCGCTTGGCCACGCTGCTAAGCTTGCGCGTCGAGCGCGGCTCCGGGCCAAAGGTCACCATTGTGCTTGGCCACGCAGCCCCACCCCTGGACCTCCGCGACTTCCGAAACAACGCTAGTATAACTACTTTCGTGAAGAGAGTGGAAAGAACAATGAGGTTCCTCACGTCGGACGTAAATGACACTACGACGAGAGCAGTTGAAGTGGTAAACTTTTGCCTACGGCTGGTGAACCTCAACGCTGCCACGAACAGCAGCGCGTCCAAACTTGGCACGAACTTTTCAAGTTTTCTTGACGCTGCAGTGGGTGACCTCATCGATTTGACAAGAAAGGACATTCATATCAACGTAGAATCGCCCAAATACGGAAACGAACTGAGCCAGCTGTTGAGTGCTGTATCGCCCCGCGCGGCGCTCAACTATTTGGGCTTTTACACAGTGGACCATTTGTGGTCTTTCTCACCTGGAGGCGCGAGAGAAGAAGTCACATCCGGTCACCGCGAGCGAAGGTGTCTTCAGATGACAGAAAGGGCTGTTCCGTCTCAAATTCTCGAAATTGGCTTTCAGGTATACAAAAACCGCCTCAATTGGACGGACCTGCACAGACGGACAAACGAGACGAAGAAGCATATAAAAGACGGCGTCCGGTCTTTGTCTTGGATGGACCACAGTATGAAGGTTAAAGTCATCGAGAGAATCGATGCGACAAGCGTCGAGCTGTTCTTCCCGGGGCACATGCTGAAGACCAGCCCAATGGCGGCACCCCCGCCGCAGCGGAGTGCATTCGAGCTGTACCAGCGTGCCGTCGAAGATAGCTTTGCCGCGTCTGTTCTCAGCGGCACGGCGGCTGGTGAGAGCCTGTTCTCGCACCGCTCTGAGCTTGGCTCCGATGGTGTGCTGCGTGTTCCTCTTGCGGCAGTGGCGACAGCAAGCACCGGCCCGTCGCCGTCACCTTACGTGGCCCTGCTACGTTCCACGCGGCTCAACGTGCGTTTAGCTAAGGCGCTGCTGCAGGTAGCGCTGGCCGACGACATCTGGACGGCGGCAGCTCGCGGTCGGTACCGGGTGGTGCAGTCGTGCTTCCTGTCCCGGTTCCCAGCACTACGCGACCCGCTAGAAGAGGGCCGGCTCGTACCCAAGCCGGCCGCCGTGGCGCGCGACGACGTGCTCGAGCACGTGGCCGTCGCGCTGGCGCACGTCGAGTTCCGGCGCGGCGTACAGCTTCTGCGCCACAACATGACCGACTACCGGCTGGCCGACGCCCAGGCATGGTCATCCGAGCAGCTGTTCTTCGTCTCGTACGCTGAGTCGGAATGTCAGGCATACGACGACGAGTGGGCCTTCCGACGCTTCCTGGCGCGCAACGAGAGTCCTGCAAGGCAGCGCGTCGACATGGCGCTGGCGCACGACCCCACATTCCACAGGGCGTTCCACTGCCACCGCGGGTTTGCCATGCGGCCACGCCACAGCTGCAGCTTTTGGTGA